GCGTCCATGCGGTCGGGCGTGAGGCGCCTGAGCTCGCCGGAACGGGGATCCCACAGCGCCAGGGCGCTGCGGCGCTGGCCGGTAAAGTTCTTGCCGTTCTGCCAGAACGGGATCTGCGTGTAAACTTTATACTGCGCGTTCTCGGGGTTGGGTTCTTCCGGCGTATACACGGCATTGAGCAGGATCCTGCCGTCCGGCAGCGGCCACAGATCGTTCACGGGCAGCGGTACGACGCCCAGCCGGCGGGCTTCACCGCCGTCAAGTTCCAGCCGGTAGAGCGCCGTAACATCCTTCTCCAGCGAGGCGTCGCGCTTCGACGCGAAGATCAGCGCTTTGCCGTCCGGCGTCCAGCGCGCGGTCTTGTCCGCGTTGGAAAAGGTGATCTGGCGAGAGACGCCCGCGCCGCAGTCGTACAACCACAGGTTGGTGTTGTAGCCGTCCTTTTCGAGGTCGGCTTGGGCGACCTGATAGACCGCCAGCGCGCCGTCCGGCGAAAGCCGCGGGCACGAAAGGAACTTGAAATGAAGCAGATCGTCGAACTGTACCGTTTTCTTTTCCGTCATCGAATGGCCTCCAGTCAAAAAACTTGTTCCCAAAAACAAAGCGCCGCCGAGCCTCTTTCGAGCCTTCGGCGGCGCTTTTCAAAGACGGAACTCAAAAGAGTTTTTCCATCGAATCATAGCACAGTTTTACAGATTCGACAGGAAAAGCTCATTGTGTTCTTTTATTTGCAGGGCGAATAGCCACAGCTGAAACAATACGCGCAGCCGGCCACCATTTCCATCGGCGCGCCGCATTCGGGGCAGATCAGTTCGCTGCGCGGCTCGCCCGCGCTCCTCGCCGCCGCGCCGCTCCGCTGTTCGATCAGTTTCTGCAGCAGCAGCGCCACGGCGTCGGGGATCGAGCGCACCATTTCGTCGTCGTCGCAGTCGAACATCCAGTATTCCTTGCCGGAAATGCCGCGCAGCGTGCCGATGAAATCCTCCAGATGACAGCCCGAACGCAGGCCGATGGAGATCACGCGCGAGATCGCTTCGGTCATGGCTTTCAGCTCCGAGCCGCTCTTGCCCAGCGAGGCGAACACTTCGAACGGCTCGTTGCCGTCGTAGTTCAGCGTCACCCACAGACTGCCCCAGGGCGTGCGGTCCTTGATCGTCTTGCCGAAGACGATCGGCGTGGAGCGCTGCTTCACCTTGCTGCTGTAAGGAACGTGTTCGTGCTCCTCGGCGGCGCGTTCCAGCCCCGCCGGCTGAGACGCTTCCTCGGCGCTCGGTTTTTCCTCCGCCTCGGCTCGCGTCACCGTGGCCGGCGCTTCGCTCTTGGACTCCTTTTCGCTTTCCTTCTTCGTCTCGATGGGCTGGTTGTCGCGCGAGCCGTCGCGGTAGATCGTGATGCCCTTGCAGCCCATGTCGTAACAGGTCTCGTAGACCTTGCGCACGTCGTCCACGGTAGCCGACGAAGGCAGGTTGACGGTCTTGCTGATGCCGCTGTCCACGTAGCGCGCGAAGATGCCCGTCACGTCCACGTGCTGCTCCGGTGAAATGTCGTAAGCCGTCACGTAGCGCGGATCGGAAATGACGCCCGAACCGCGCAGTTCTTCCGCTTCCTTCTGCGTGATCAGCGGGTGGAAATACTCGCGCACTTCCCAGCCGTCGCCGTCGGACTTCATCACCTTGCGGCTCCAGCGCCAGGCGAAGTTCGGCTCGATGCCCGCCGAGCTGTCGAAGATCATGGAAATGGATCCGGTCGGCGCGATGGAAAGGCGCCGGCTGTTGCGCAGCTTCCCTTCCAGCAGCGCCGTCATCAGCCGTTTCAGCTCGGGCAGCGCGTCGGCGCCGAGCACATCCGGCAGGATTTCCAGTGTGTTCAGCAGCGTGTAGGGCACTTGGCCGTGCGACCGCATCTGGGCGACGAATTCGCGGTAGGAGTCGCGGTCCATCTCCTCGATCCACTGGCGCGCGAAGAGCTCGCCGCCGTGGGCGCGATGCTCTCCCTCGAACAGCTTCGCCACGGCGAAACTCTCGGAAAAAGGTTCCTTGCCCATGTGCGCGACCGCATCGACCGTCGCCATCAGCGCCGCGCCGGACATATGGGCGCCCAGAGAATCGCAGAAACTTTTGAACGAGTCGGAGCCGTAGACGTCGCCGCTCAAAATCGCGGCGTCGGCCAGTCCCATCAGCCCCAGCCCCACGGGGCGGATGCGCTTGGTGCGCTCGCCGATGCGCGGCAGCGGGTAGCTGGTGGCGTCGATGACGAGATCGAGGTAGTAGATGGACCGGTACACCTGGTCCATGAAACCTTCCATATCGAAGCTTCGGCGTCCCGTCTCGTCGGGGCGGACGAATTTGACCAAATTGACGGAGCCGAGGTTGCAGCTCGTGTACGTCGGCAACGGCTGCTCGCCGCAGGGGTTGGTGGACTCGATGTCGAAGTCCCCGAGAGCTTGAGCAGATTGTCGGCGTTGGCGCGATCGATGAAGAACACGCCGGGATCGCCGCGGCGCCAGGCGTTCTGACACAGTTTGTTCCACAGCTCGTCGCCCTGTACTGTGCGCGCCGCCTTGCCGTTGGCGCGGGAGCGGAGCGCGAAAGGGCGTTTCTCGCGCGCGGCGCTGACCAGCTCGTCGGAGACGCAGACGGAGATGTTGAAATACGACAGCTTGCCCTCTTCCGTCTTGGCGTCCATGAACTGCTCGATGTCGGGATGGTCGTCGGGCAGCATGCCCATCAGCGCCGCGCGGCGGCGGCCGCCCTGCACCACGACACAGCCCATGGTGTTCCACGTCTCCATGAACGAGACGGGCCCCGACGCCTTGCCGCCGGTGCCGCCCTTGATGTCGGCGCCGCGCTCGCGCAGATGGCCGAAGTTGCCGCCCACGCCGCCGCCGTACTTGCTGATGATGGCGGCGTCGCGCACCGAGTCGAAGATGCCCTCGATGCTGTCGGGGATGTCGATCACAAAGCAGGCGAAGAGCTGCTGATTGTCCGTCTTGTTGTCGTACAGGCGCCGGTAGTCCGCCAGCTCCATCTCGTCGGGCGAGCGGTAGATCAGCTCCGCCAGCTCCGGCACTCGGGTCATGCCCGCGCCGGAAGCGAAAAGGCACGGCGAGTTGAAAATAAAGCGTCCCTCCACGAGATCGGCGAAAAGATTTTTTTCCAGCCGGCGGAGCCATTCGATGTCGTCGGCCTTGCGGTACAGACTCTCGGCCGTGCAGACGATGCGCGAGACGCGGCGCGCGAATTCCTCGAAACTGCGCTCCTTGCGCAGCCCGCCCGTCTCCGGGTCGTAGCGGTCGGCATAATAGCGCTGCTCCAAAAGCCAGCGCGCGTTCTCCGACTGGCGCGGCACCAGAGGGTTTTCAAGCAGCCCCATATCCAGCGAATCCCGAAAGCGCTCTTTCATCGATTTATACATGGACAGGTCTCCCGTTCTGTGGAATTTTTAAAAGTGAATCCTCTGTGCGGATCTTTTACGAAACGGCAAAATCATTCTACCTCGTCCCGGTAAAAAATGCCACTAGAAATAGTATTGACTTAAACCCAAAGAACACTAAATACACAAAAAACGAAAGAATCCCGGTCCCTGTCCGAAAGAGACGGGAACCGGGAACTTCTCCATTTTCATTTGCGCACAGAGCGTGCCTTTTCTGTTTTTATCATCCGGCGCATGGAGGAGCAACGCTGAGTATTCTACCACGGAAAAGATTTTTGCGCTTCCGCCGGCGGGCAGAAATGTTCGGCATGTCCCCAAGGAGGCGTGCCGGGGAAATTACGCGAACGCCGTTTCGGCGCCATTTCTGAAGCGCCCTTCGCTGCGAGGCGTTCACACAACAGGACTCTTATGAGCCGCTTTCCTCCGAAGCAGCTCCTTCAGCCTCAAAGCTCCCAGCGTGAGCGAGGCGCACGCCGCCGGATATTCGTTGAGCGCTCCGCCAAAAGCATCGACAATACTCCGCGCGCGCATCAGCCATCGTTCGTCTGCGGTGGCGCGATAAAGTTCGAGCAGATTGTTCACCATCATGCCGTTTCCCGAGGGCAAAAAATCGTCGCCGGCATCCCACGCCGGCAGGATCTCGAGAGTCCCCTCCCGGACAAGGCGCATTGCCCCGCGAGCCCCAAAAAGTTCATCGGCCCGCGCGCTCCACTTTTCGGCGGCCTCAAGCCATGACGCGGAGCCCGACGCACGATACACCTTCAGGCTCGCCCATATAAACGACGCATAATCTTCCAGCCCGCCTTCGCCGTCGCGAAGGCCGTCGTAAAGCGTATGGCACAGGTCGTTCCGTGAAACCGCCACGGTCGACAGGCTCTTCATGATCTCCTCGGCCTGCGCCTGATACTCTTTCCGTCCCAAGACGTCGGAAGCCTGCGCAAGCACGGCCGCAAAACAGGCGTTGGCCCTCACCGAAATGCGCGCTTCCTTTTCCGGGCTCTTACGGCGCGAACGGCATTCCCTCAGGATCCTCCGCGCGCTCTCGGTCTTTTCCCAAAGCTCGAGAGCCTGTTCATCGCTTTCAGGCATGGCAGAGAGACGCAAAACATTTCCGCCGGTCTTTTTCTGCGTCAGCGGATCGCTGTAATTCCCTTCGGGAGTGACCCCATAGACGCGGCAGAAGGCGTCCGAGCCTTCGTGAAGAAGCCCGTCGATTTCATCTTTGCTCCACAAATAGTAGCGATCGACGGCGCCCATATCGCGGACGTCGTCCCCGGAACACAGCAGCCCGTTTTCTTCGCTCAAGGTGCACCTCAGCAGAGCGACGCTGTCCTCGACGACTCTGCGGTAGATGGGACTGGGAGCTTCCCTCAGGGCCTCGATAAACACTTCCAGGACGGCCGCGTTCTGGGCAAGATGCTTGCCCAGATAAGGGATCTGCCATTCCCGATCGCAACAGTAGTCGTGAAATCCGGCATCAAGATGATCGTACAGGCCTTCCCTGAACAGCGCCGCCAGGGAGCGGCCAAAATGGGCGCGGAGCTTTTCGTTTTTCCGCCCGAGGTAGGAACACAAAAGCAGTTTCGGGGCCTGGGGAAATTTCGGGGCCGTCCCCCAGCCGCCGTTTGGGAGGTCCATTTCCGCGAGCAGCTGCTCGGCGGCCCTCGCCTCGAGCCCCTCTTGGAGCGGCGCCGTATACGGCGAAAGCGCTTCTTCGAGCTGGGCACCGTAACTGGCGGACGCTTCGTCGATCTGCGGCCGTTTCATCAGCCACAGCCACTTGATGCGCCGCAGGACCTCGAGCAGTCCCGGGTTTTCGGGGATCTCGCTTTGTTTGGGCAGATACGAGCAGGCAAAGATCGGTTTTTTCCCCGGAGTCATGAAAATGAACAGCGGCCAGCCGGCGTGGCCGAGCATGATCTGCGCCATGGCGCGGGCGGCCAGCGCGAGATGAGGCACGTCGTCGCTGTCGGCCAGCACGGGAATGAAGTCGTTGTTGAGCATTCTGATGATCTCGGGTTCTTCGAAATTGGCCCTCATCATGTGGCTCCAGCGGCTGCCGTTGTTGGTCAGGCACAGGCAGAGCGGACGGTCCAGGGACGCGGCACGCCGGAGCGTTTCAGCGTCCCACGGTTTCCACTCGACGGATCCTTCTCCCATCCGTCTCACCCAAGGATTGGCGCTCCTCCGACTCATCGTATCTCCTCCCACAGCTCCGGCAGCTCGCTGAGATCCTCGATGACATGCGAAGCGCCGCTTTCTTTCAGCGCTGATGCGCCATGATTGCCGGTCGTCACGCCGACGCTGGTGACTCCGGCATTGACCGCCGTTTTCATGTCGATATCCGTATCGCCGACGTAAACGCCCTCAGCGGCTTTCAGCCCCATGCGCCACAGCGCCTCCAGAACGATTGCCGGATCGGGCTTGGGGCTGAATCCTTCGATCCCGACAATGATCGGACAGAGCGTATCCAGCCCCGCCGCCCGCACGATCCCCAACGGGGTCAGACGGTTTGTGGCGATTCCCAGCAGCGCTCCGCGCGAGCGCAGCTTTTCGAGCGCCGGCACCGTCTCCGGAAAAGGCACGACGCCGGCGTAATTTCGTTCCTCAAAAAACGAACGGTAGCGCGGCAGCCATTCCTCCTCTATGGGGCCGTCTCCCCAAAAAGACCGCATCGCGTCGGCCAGCGCCCAGCCGATCGTCCGGCGCACTTCGGCAAGCTGCAGGCGCCGCAGCTTTTTCTCCGCGGCCAGAGCGTTTAAGTTTGCGCAAATCCCTGCGGCGCTGTCCACCAGCGTCAGATCGAAATCAAATACAATGCCCCGCAGCAAAGGGCCTCGCCTCCTTTTCCCACCGGCGATAGAACGCCGAATTTATGCCGCCGTTCCAAACGCCCTTCATTGTACCATCCGCGGCGTTTTTTCGCTCGCCGGGCTAATTGCCTCTCATTGTCTTCCCGCGGAAGGCATCGGAGCGAAAATTAAAAATACATATTGAAAAATTGCTTCTTGACACAAATCCCAGAGCACTAGTATACTTTGGAAAGTACGGAGATCCGCGTACTGCGCATGAGGGGCGTTCGAGGCTTCATCGTTTTCCACGCTTAGTTATGCAAGAGAATCCCGTATGAATAAAAACACAATGAGGAGGTCTGTGTGAATGAAAAAATTATTGGCGTCGTGTGTTGTTCTTTCCGCACTCTGGGTGGGCGCTGCCTGGGCTGACACGCCGTCGCAGCTCAAGTTTATGGCGGGACCTCCGGGCGGCAACTGGTTCGCTCTGGGGGGCGAGCTGGCCGATCTCTGGAGCAAGGAGGTCATGCCCACCACCAGCGTCACGGGCGGCGCCGTCGCCAACATCATTAACGCGCACATGAGAAAAGGCGACCTCGGCTTCTCCAACACCTCCATGATCGCCGTGGCCCAGAAGGGCACCGACCTCGGCACGTTCAAAACGAAGAGCGACAACGCCAAGCTCCTTGCCAACCTGTACACTCAATACACTTACTTCATCGCCCGCAAGGACTTCGCCGAGAAGAACGGTATCAAGACCGTCGACGATCTGGTCAACAAGAAGCTCGCCTTCCGCTTTGCCACGCTGAAGACGGGCACGGGATCCGAATTCGTCGTCAAGAACGTTTTCGAATCCGGATTCGACATCGACTACCGCAAAGCGTTCAAGGAATGGGGCGGCACGGTCGAATACGCTTCCTATTCGGGCGGCGCGGATTTGATCGCGGACAATCATCTTGACGTGTTCGCCTTCTCCGTCGGCAAGGTCGCCGCGATCGTCATGCAGATCGAAAGCACCACCGATGTCGTCCTGCTCGGCATGAGCCAGGAAGCGCTGGACAAGGTCGGCGAAGCGATCGGCACCGTCACCTTCCTGA
This sequence is a window from Pyramidobacter sp. YE332. Protein-coding genes within it:
- a CDS encoding DUF255 domain-containing protein, which codes for MSRRSANPWVRRMGEGSVEWKPWDAETLRRAASLDRPLCLCLTNNGSRWSHMMRANFEEPEIIRMLNNDFIPVLADSDDVPHLALAARAMAQIMLGHAGWPLFIFMTPGKKPIFACSYLPKQSEIPENPGLLEVLRRIKWLWLMKRPQIDEASASYGAQLEEALSPYTAPLQEGLEARAAEQLLAEMDLPNGGWGTAPKFPQAPKLLLCSYLGRKNEKLRAHFGRSLAALFREGLYDHLDAGFHDYCCDREWQIPYLGKHLAQNAAVLEVFIEALREAPSPIYRRVVEDSVALLRCTLSEENGLLCSGDDVRDMGAVDRYYLWSKDEIDGLLHEGSDAFCRVYGVTPEGNYSDPLTQKKTGGNVLRLSAMPESDEQALELWEKTESARRILRECRSRRKSPEKEARISVRANACFAAVLAQASDVLGRKEYQAQAEEIMKSLSTVAVSRNDLCHTLYDGLRDGEGGLEDYASFIWASLKVYRASGSASWLEAAEKWSARADELFGARGAMRLVREGTLEILPAWDAGDDFLPSGNGMMVNNLLELYRATADERWLMRARSIVDAFGGALNEYPAACASLTLGALRLKELLRRKAAHKSPVV
- a CDS encoding HAD family hydrolase, which gives rise to MLRGIVFDFDLTLVDSAAGICANLNALAAEKKLRRLQLAEVRRTIGWALADAMRSFWGDGPIEEEWLPRYRSFFEERNYAGVVPFPETVPALEKLRSRGALLGIATNRLTPLGIVRAAGLDTLCPIIVGIEGFSPKPDPAIVLEALWRMGLKAAEGVYVGDTDIDMKTAVNAGVTSVGVTTGNHGASALKESGASHVIEDLSELPELWEEIR
- a CDS encoding TAXI family TRAP transporter solute-binding subunit, whose product is MKKLLASCVVLSALWVGAAWADTPSQLKFMAGPPGGNWFALGGELADLWSKEVMPTTSVTGGAVANIINAHMRKGDLGFSNTSMIAVAQKGTDLGTFKTKSDNAKLLANLYTQYTYFIARKDFAEKNGIKTVDDLVNKKLAFRFATLKTGTGSEFVVKNVFESGFDIDYRKAFKEWGGTVEYASYSGGADLIADNHLDVFAFSVGKVAAIVMQIESTTDVVLLGMSQEALDKVGEAIGTVTFLIDPGIYKSVPASAEPVKVVGDYTSIVVRGDLDDQVVYDLCKSMYSNVEMLAKGVKDIAELDPKTAIPAKGLESHPGAVKFWNEASGKVQ